Within the Maribacter sp. BPC-D8 genome, the region ATGTATTCCTTTCAATGTATTGTATTTACGGAACTTTTAGCGTTAAGGTTTTAAAAGTAATATAAAAAAAGCCCCTGATAATTTATCAAGGGCTCTAACTTAAATAGGTTAACTATATATGGGTGCTATTCTATTTTTACTTTCTGTATACTATCTTCCGTTATGCCTAAATGTGCCATTACAGAATTAATATTCGAGGTATCTAATTTACCTGTTGTAGATTCTGCTGGTAAAATGGCTATTCTAAAAACCTGATTGTCAGTATCACCTGCAGGTAGGGTTGATAGATCAAAATCTGACTCCAAGAAAATATTAACATCTAAAAAGGTATAGTCAAAGTTATATTGAAGTAAGCCTTGGTCTAAAATTCGTGTTTGTGGCATCAGCCTCCAAATATCAACTAGTTCACCATTACTATCTTCGGTTACATCCCAAAGCATGTAAACTAAAACTACATCAGTTTCAAAAACTTCTATAGTTTGTGGAAACTCGTAAAATATAGAATAGTCATTATCCGAGGTAAAGGTTCCTTCAATATCGACTACTTGACCTAAGATGTTAATTCCGTCTGCACCGTCAAATCCGTCTGCACCATCAAATCCATCAAAACCTGGAGGTCCCTGTGGTCCTTCACATGATATAAAAAATAATGCTGCAAGTGCTCCAATAAATAAATTGAGTTTTTTCATAATGTTATAATTATTCGGTTTACGTTTAAATTTTGAATAGTTGTTTCAAAAAGCGTTCCATTTTTGGTATTTAGATATTTAAATCGGATATTAACTGCTATATTATCAACAAAAAATAATTAGAGTCGAACGTCTTTAAAAGATGATTAGCTTTACCCAAATAAACCAATTATATGCCAAACGTAAAAGTACACTCATTATTTACCGATTTTGATATTGATCTTTTTAAAGGTGGAAAGCATTATCGCCTGTATGAAAAGTTGGGTTCTCATTTGGTAGAAGTAGATGGTGTAGCCGGTACATACTTTGCCGTTTGGGCACCGTCTGCAAAATCTGTTTCTGTGGTTGGTAATTTTAATTCTTGGGATTCAGATGACCACAAGTTAAATGTTCGTTGGGATTCTAGCGGAATTTGGGAAGGTTTTATTCCCAACATAGGCAAAGGCGAAGTTTATAAATATAAAATACAGTCCAATAATAATGATATCTGGACAGAAAAAGCGGATCCTTTTGCAAGGTACTGCGAACACCCACCAAATACAGCATCTATTGTATGGACAGCCGAGCATGATTGGAAAGATGATGCTTGGATGGGGTACAGAAAAGATAAAAACGGATTAGATAAACCATACTCCGTTTATGAAGTGCATTTAGGTTCATGGAAGAAAAATGCTGAGAATAAGTTTTTGACCTATAAAGAGTTTGCAATTGATCTTGTGAACTATGTAAAAGAAATGGGGTATACCCATGTAGAGTTTATGCCGATAATGGAATATCCATATGATCCATCTTGGGGGTATCAGTTAACCGGTTATTTTGCGCCAACATCAAGATTTGGTTCTCCAGAAGAATTTAAGTTTTTGGTAGACGCTTTTCATCAAAACGATATAGGAGTAATTTTAGACTGGGTACCTTCTCATTTTCCAGAAGATGCACATGGTCTTGGCTTCTTTGATGGTTCTAATTTATATGAACACCCAGATAGAAGAAAAGGCTACCATACCGATTGGAAGAGTTTAATTTTCAATTATGGTAGAAATGAGGTTAGAGCGTTTCTAATAAGTAATGCCATATTTTGGTTAGATCAATTTCATGTAGATGGTCTTCGTGTAGATGCCGTTGCGTCTATGCTGTATTTAGATTATTCTAGAGAAGATGGTGAATGGGAGCCGAATATATATGGTAATAATGAGAATTTAGAAGCCATATCTTTTATTCGCGAATTGAATGAAGCGGTATATTCTAGTTTCGACGGTGTACAGACTATTGCCGAAGAATCTACAGCGTTTTCTGGGGTGTCTAAACCAGTTGAACATGGTGGTTTAGGTTTTGGTATGAAATGGATGATGGGCTGGATGCACGATACATTACAGTTTTTTCAAAAAGAACCTATATACAGAAAACACCACCAGAACGATTTAACTTTTAGTATGACCTATGCTTTTACCGAGAATTTTATGCTGCCTTTTTCGCATGATGAGGTAGTTTATGGTAAGCAGTCATTAGTATATAGAATGCCAGGTGATGAATGGCAGCGATTTGCAAATCTGAGGTTGTTATTCGGGTATATGTTTACCCACCCAGGTACCAAACTAATGTTCATGGGTGGCGAATTTGGACAAACTGCAGAGTGGAATTTTGAACAAAGTTTAGACTGGCATTTATTAAAGTACGATGGTCATAAAGGAATTCAAGATTTTGTAAAAGATTTAAACCATCTATACAAAAGTGCACCTGCATTATATGAAAAGCAATTTAGTCCAGAAGGTTTTCAATGGATAGATTATGGCGATCACGAAAATTCTGTTTTAACCTATGTACGTAAAGGTCATGATGAGAAAAACGATTTGATCATTGCATGTAATTTTACACCTGTACCTAGAGAAAATTATAGAATTGGTAATCCTAAAAAAGGAAAATTAACAGAAGTTTTAAATAGTGATGATGCCAAATATGGTGGCGGCGGAAATTTAAATACTAAAATAAAATCGTCTACCAAACCGGCTCATGGACATAAAAAGTCCATAGAAATTACTATTCCTCCTTTAGGTATAGTAATACTGAAATAATTTGAAGTAGTTTTTGTTTAAGTCTGCTTTAAAGAATTTCTTTGATAGTAATAATTGATATTTTTTAATTTATAAGTTCATGATCACAAATACAGAGCTTGAGTATAAAGGTAATTTATACCCAAACCATATCGTTGAATTTTCACAAGACTCAGATAAATTATACTTCACAACAGACAACGGTGTTGTTTTACAAATAACAATATTAAGAGGTAGTATTATTCGTTTTAGGTATGCTACCAACTATAATTTCGAACCAGATTTTTCATACGCTATTGACCCAGATGCAACCATGGGTTATAGTAAGTTAGAAATTGTAGAGAACGATACAGAGTATGTAGTGGCTACTGCGCGGTTAAGTATTCTGGTAGATAAAAAGACATTACGCACTCAAATTTCAGATTTAGAGGGAAATATCATTAGTGAAGACGAGCTAGGTTTTCATTGGGAAGAGAACTACGAATATGGTGGTAATACTGTAAAATTGAGTAAAATTACCCAGTCGGGCGAGAGTTTTTATGGCATGGGCGATAAAGCTATGCATAGTAACCTAAAGGGTAAAAGAGTAGAGAATTGGGTTACCGATCAATTTGCTTTTGCAAAAGAGCAAGATCCGCTCTACAAGGCAATACCGTTTTACGTTGGCTTAAATAAAGGAAAGGCTTACGGTATATATTTTGACAATAGTTTTAGAACAGGTTTCGATTTTTCGCAAGAGCGAAGAAATATAACGAGCTTTTGGGCCGATGGTGGCGAAATGAATTATTACTTCATTTTCGGACCAGATATGTCAAAAGTAGTGAGTTCATATTCAAGTCTTACCGGTACGCCAGAATTACCTCCAATGTGGGCATTAGGCTTTCATCAGTCTAAATGGAGTTACTATCCAGAGAGCAATGTAAAAGAAATAGCTAGTGATTTTAGAAAACATCGAATTCCGTGTGATGCCATCTATTTAGATATAG harbors:
- a CDS encoding collagen-like triple helix repeat-containing protein; the encoded protein is MKKLNLFIGALAALFFISCEGPQGPPGFDGFDGADGFDGADGINILGQVVDIEGTFTSDNDYSIFYEFPQTIEVFETDVVLVYMLWDVTEDSNGELVDIWRLMPQTRILDQGLLQYNFDYTFLDVNIFLESDFDLSTLPAGDTDNQVFRIAILPAESTTGKLDTSNINSVMAHLGITEDSIQKVKIE
- the glgB gene encoding 1,4-alpha-glucan branching protein GlgB, producing MPNVKVHSLFTDFDIDLFKGGKHYRLYEKLGSHLVEVDGVAGTYFAVWAPSAKSVSVVGNFNSWDSDDHKLNVRWDSSGIWEGFIPNIGKGEVYKYKIQSNNNDIWTEKADPFARYCEHPPNTASIVWTAEHDWKDDAWMGYRKDKNGLDKPYSVYEVHLGSWKKNAENKFLTYKEFAIDLVNYVKEMGYTHVEFMPIMEYPYDPSWGYQLTGYFAPTSRFGSPEEFKFLVDAFHQNDIGVILDWVPSHFPEDAHGLGFFDGSNLYEHPDRRKGYHTDWKSLIFNYGRNEVRAFLISNAIFWLDQFHVDGLRVDAVASMLYLDYSREDGEWEPNIYGNNENLEAISFIRELNEAVYSSFDGVQTIAEESTAFSGVSKPVEHGGLGFGMKWMMGWMHDTLQFFQKEPIYRKHHQNDLTFSMTYAFTENFMLPFSHDEVVYGKQSLVYRMPGDEWQRFANLRLLFGYMFTHPGTKLMFMGGEFGQTAEWNFEQSLDWHLLKYDGHKGIQDFVKDLNHLYKSAPALYEKQFSPEGFQWIDYGDHENSVLTYVRKGHDEKNDLIIACNFTPVPRENYRIGNPKKGKLTEVLNSDDAKYGGGGNLNTKIKSSTKPAHGHKKSIEITIPPLGIVILK